The genomic window CGGAGGAACCGTGGGCCGGCGCCCGGCGCGGATGGCTCCGCCTTCAGCCACCGCTGACGCGCTGCTGCGTGCGCAGCAGCTTGCGGAATGAACCGCAGCGGCGCGCGTCCTGCGCCTGCGGGCAGGCCGCCGCACGCTGGAGGTGGCGGCGGACCCGCTGCAGGCGGGTGATCTGCTGCTGCAGCACCTCGGCCTGCGCCAGCAGCGCGCCGCGGTCCAGGACGATCCGGCCCTGCTGCGGCAACGAGGCGCCGATCTGCTGCAGCGACAGCCCCGCCGACTGCCCCAGCCCGATCAGC from Stenotrophomonas sp. 704A1 includes these protein-coding regions:
- a CDS encoding MerR family transcriptional regulator; the encoded protein is MRELDIGEVVKRSGVPASTLRYYEQLGLVQVLGRRGLRRQYSEQVLERLALIGLGQSAGLSLQQIGASLPQQGRIVLDRGALLAQAEVLQQQITRLQRVRRHLQRAAACPQAQDARRCGSFRKLLRTQQRVSGG